A genome region from Eurosta solidaginis isolate ZX-2024a chromosome 2, ASM4086904v1, whole genome shotgun sequence includes the following:
- the LOC137240684 gene encoding nuclear protein 1 produces the protein MSEAHIDEYEHYNYDHDKHIFSGRSGKQRSKKEAQEHTNHFDPNGHSRKLVTKFMNTNNNRKLSESGKN, from the coding sequence atgtctgAGGCACATATCGATGAATACGAACACTACAATTATGATCACGACAAACACATATTTTCTGGACGAAGTGGCAAACAACGCAGCAAAAAGGAGGCACAGGAACACACCAATCATTTCGATCCTAATGGACATTCAAGAAAATTAGTCACAAAATTTATGAATACAAATAATAATCGAAAATTGAGCGAAAGTGGAAAAAATTGA